The window GCAGGCGGGAGCGTGAGCCCATGGGTGCCCGGGCCAggcctgcccccgcccccgccccccgccccccggcccctGCTCACAGTGGATCTTGTAGTCTTTATACTGCCGGTCCTCGATGGCCGTCACGTACAGCGTGGCTCGGTCTGGGAAGATGAGGCCGTCGGGTGCCTACGGAGAGGGAGGAGTAGGGGCGAGGATGTCAAGGGTGGCAGGGCCTTGGCAGCACCATGCCCACATCTTGCTGGTTTGGTCTCTTCATCTCCCCGCGGCCCCTGGCCTGGGCTGAGCCTCCAGTCACAGTCGCCGCCTGGACTCCGGCAGTGGCCTCTGCCCTCGTCTATTGCCCATGGCCGCCCAGGAGCACCTATGTCAGACCCTCTCCTTCAGGGATCCTCCGAACCCTCCCTGGCTCCTCTGAGAGGTAAACCAGACTCTCATGGGGTCCACAAGGCCCTGTGAGATCTGCACAGGCCCTtccacccctcacctcctcctgttCCTCCAGACCCTCAGACCACTCCAGCTTCCCCACTGCTCTCAACACGCAGCAAGCGCACGCCTGCCCCAGGACTTTTGCACTGGCCGACATCCTCTGCCCAACACGCTCTTCCCCTTAGATCCCATGCAGCTACTTCCCCTCCTTTTAGGTCTCAGTCACCTCCCCTGGGAGGCCTGCTCTGATCTGAGCACCTGGGTCCACGACCCCCCAGTCCCTCCCTATCCCTCTGCCCTGCTATGGCTTTCTTCCCGGCACTAACTCCCTCCTGACACGGCACCATCTCCTTGTGGCTGTCTAGCTTCTGGTGCCTGTTACACCCCGTGCTGGCTGTGGGCCTTCCAACGTCCATGTGGTCAATGCCCTGTATTAAGCCCCTTGCGTGGGAAATACCTAGCATGGCTTTTGTTTTCTGCCTGACTCTGACTGATACGCCCTCAATGACGGCCGGAGGACCCCAGCCGCATGAGCCGCTCCCACCCCTCCAGGGCCTCACCAGCCACTTGTCTCGGGCGTAGAGCACGGTGTTGAGCATGGACTCGTAGAAGAGGCAGTAGCCCATCCACTCGCTGATGATGATGTCCACCTTCTCCACCGGGagctccacctcctccaccttccccttGATGATGGTCACCACTGTGGGGACACACGGGGGCACGTATCACCACCCCTGAGGAGACCCCGGGGTGGGGGCCAGAGCCTGGAGACCCCACTGGGGCGGCCCTTGTCTTCTCAAGGAAGGGCTGGGGGCTGCATCTGGGGACCTGCAAAGAACTCGGCGAGCCAAGGCCACAGCCTGTTAACTCAGTGCTAAAACTCATCGCTCTTGATGTTTCTGAGGCAGAAGCAGAAATTTTATGTGGACTAGATATTAGGGGATATGAAGATTTTGTTGCTAATTGGGTTCAATGTATAAGTAACAGCACGATCACGTCTTTAAATGGCCTTATCTATTAGAGACACACAAGCAGGATTTACAGAGAAAATGGTACCAATGTTGGAAGTTGCTTCAAATGGAGATATTTAAAGCTGAGCAATGGGTACTTGAGGGTTCCTGATACTAGCCTCTTTTCTTAGTCAGTACTTAGTCTATCAGAGAACCAaggccagttttttttttttttggtgaggaagattggccctgagctaacatctgttgccagtcttcctttttttccctccgcaaagccccagtacgtagttgtatctcctagttgtgaatccttctatgtgggacgcggccacagcctggcttgaggAGCATTGtgctaggcctgcacccaggatccgaacccgtgaagcctgggccgccaaagtggagcacatgaacttaactgaccactacgccacagggccagccccccaacctcttttttttttttaaatcacttctgTTTCTAGAATGCCAGGAGCTCTCCCCTCTGGAAAACCCACTGTCTCCCCACACTCCCTGCCCCTCGGCCTCAGTGGTGGAACTCAAAGGCAGTTTGGCACCATCTACCTAACTTATATTTTCGACCCAAGCAACCCCGCCTGTGTAAGTTGGCCTCACAGATATGCTAGTTTGTGTATGGAAAGACACTGTGTGCGGGGGGATGAAAATCTCAGCAGCGGCTCACACTCGCATCACCGGGAGCCTGGATAAGGACGCTGGGTGCGTGCGTGTGAGGGCATCACCAGAAAGAGCAAGACCCTCTTAACAGCTGAAACGCATTAAACCCCatgacaaacaaatgaaaaaagcaaagggCCAAACACTTGTATGAAATGCTATTTGTGTAAAAAATATGCACGTGACTGTAAAAACATTGTCAGATACGTCTGCTTGTCCGTGCCGACTTCTCTGGAAGGGAACATTGGCTGGACTCAGAGGAGGGGGGAAGCAGACCTCTCTCTGGGCCAGCAGGTGTCAGCCACGTGGCTCTGTTActcaatgaagaaactgaaggctGCCTTTTGCCCTGAGGTTTAAAGACTGAAGCGCTAAGCGTGTGATTTCCACACTCAAGTTCTCAGAGGGCAGGACACGCTCACAGGTCGTGGGTTCTGAGAAGGCTGCATCCTCGGGCTGTCGGCGGCCCACAGGCCACCTGGGAGGAAGGGCTGAATCTGTGTCCAGTGGCCCCACCCTTGTGCCAAGGGCCCCGGAGAAGCTGGGCTCACCCACGCCACACCCCCCCCAACTCATTCTCTCCTGGGCTCACCGTGGTCTAACTTGTTGGCTTTGACGATCTTCACCGCATAATCAGAGATACTGGAACACTCGATCTGGGggcccaggaagaagggagggtgAGACGCCCTGAGTCCCAGCCTCAACCCCCATCCTCTtccccccaggcccaggcctgaCCAGCCACCAGGACACTCACCCCGATGACCTTGCGGGCCCCAGCCTTGGCAGCGAACATGCAGAGGATCCCGGTGCCCGAGCCCACGTCCAGCACCACCTTGTCCTTGAAGAGGTGCCGGTTGTGAAACATGGAGTTTCGGTACGTGAGGGTGCGCACCTCATCTTTCAGCATCTCCTGGGGGAGTAGGGGGCACAAGGATACTGTGAGGGGCCCGAATCCCCAGCTGAAGAATGGGGCACCCTGGCCTCTGACATGCTGATCATTTGGAGAGCTGGAGCCCAGCCTCCCACCACCTTCGTCCCCTTGGAACAAGCCATTTCCCTTCcacgtgcctcagtttccctatatgTAAAACCCGACCGGATGGGCTAAACTCCCATCTCAGCCAGATTCCACCACCGCCGCCTCAGCCCAGCGATCCTGGCCTTTTGAATGTCGTCAGTAAGAATGCCACCGAATTGCACACTTGAaactggtaaattttatgtatatttcaccacaattacAAAAAggcctcagcaaaaaaaataaaaaaaaaaagaaaaaaaagctcagCATCCCATCCCAGCTGCTTGCTGGGACCTCAGCCTCCACCGTGGGCAAGAGGCCCGTCCGCGCCCGGGCGTAGCAGCTGGGGGACAGTCCCACCGCCGGTCACCAGAGGGCGCCAGAGACCGGCAGCCAGGCCTCTGGCTGCAGTCTTGGCACGCATGCGcgctcccaccccagcctcccaggaGCGGCCCCGCGGAGGCCGGGTTCCCCTCGGTCGCCACGGCAACGGCTGGGAGCCGGGACCCCCGGGGTGTGCCCCGCATGCGCAGAGGGGCGGCCAGGGGAGGCAGTGCACATGCGTGGAAATTAAGTTCGAGCCCTGCCAAACAGGgacccccccccctcccccagggtggAGCATCCTCAGGAGGTGTCCCCACTCACCTCATGGATGCCGAAGTGGGCATAGGAGTCGAAGTAGTAATCTTTGGACGTCATGTCCTCAGCATTGGGCTTCTCGCTGCTCTCAGCCTGGCCACAGGAGACCTGGGAGAGGGTGGATGGGGGCGTGCGTCAAATCGGGGGGCTCCCCACCGCCTCCTGAACCTCCAGGTCCCTACTCCTGGAGAGTACAGAACCGCCCCTCCCAAACCGCACCACGGCAACCCTACAGACCCCCCTGCCATCTTTCCTCCCCCAGAACCCCAAAACCTAATGACCccattctcctcctccaggaCCCCCCCAGAGCACGATCCACGGGAGGACCCCCGATACCTCAGCCACGCCTACCATCTCTCCAGTCTCTCTGCCCCCGTCTCTAGCTCAGCccacagctggggaggggaggggcagcagaaCTGGGGCCGACACAGGGAGGGGCAAGGGGGGCTGGGAATGGAGTTAAGGAAGTAGCCACGGTATTGGGGGAGGCCAGATGGGGGCCACAGACCTAGAGGGAGTTTGTCCTAAGTGTTTCCGGGGCTCGGGGTAAATTGGTTTGAAGCAAGAGGGATCACGCTTAGACTGCTAGCAGGGGCCTGATGTGTGGCAGGATATGTTTATGTGGGGAAGGGTCTCACAAAAGGATATTTACTTCTTCAAGAGGCGGCTGCAGGCTCATCCCATTAGCCAAGGTGGCTACAAATTTCTAGGAGAGAGTAACACGGAGAAAGGATTAGCTACTGGGAGCGGCTAGGGGAAGGCCAGGCCAGAGGACCCAGGCTCTTGGGGAGGGGGGTGTTTCTTgcaattttccttctccttgctgGGGAGGGGTGACAGAGGGAGCAAGGAAAGAGGCAGGGctgtttttaaaagagagagaagtcggGGGAGAAGAGCGGGGTTCTGGCTCAGCTGTGGCTGGAGAGATGGTGGCCGGCCCCCACGCTGCCCCTCTCTGGCCAGGCACCTGACCATACACCTCCCCCATGCCCGCCAGAGGAACTGGCACCCGCCGGGCACACAGGCACCGCCAGCTGTCACTCCCCCCGATCATCTAATCCCCCCAGATTAGGTGACACTTCCTGACATACACCCCCATCCTGGGGTGCCATGAGTAGccgggggagaggggctggcagggggcaCGCAATGGGCATCTGCCACATCTGCCAACCAGTCTCTTATGAGAGGATTCCAGAAAGGAGGTATGGCACCCCTATCAGAGCTGGCACCCCTGCCCCTAGCTCCTGCCTCGGGCTCAGGAAGCCCCCAACAAAACCAGCCGGAGCCAGTCTCCTTTCGTTACCCTCTACCCAGGAAGACAGTCCCAGGGACCATGGCCAGCTTCTGGATCTTTGAGCCCATCCCTCCCCCATTCAGACGGCTCCCAGGTGTGGGGCCAAGTCCTGGGACAACCTCTGGGGAAGATATTTCCTTCACCCCTAGAGGCCCTGGTCCAGGAGAGAGCCAAGGGTGATGGTCACATTGGAGTGACCCTTGGGAGCGGCCCCCTAATGGCATGCATCTTGGATTCTGACCGCCCACTTCAGAGAATGCTTCAAGGCAAGCGGCAAGTACAGAGGCCCCATCAGATTACATCTCTTCCAAATGTGACCACCCTCCAAGCGTGAAGTCACAGACACGACCCACTGAGCTCcaagccccacccccatcctcccaaGCCAGcgaggaggcctggggaggggattTCCCACTGCGGCCCATTTCTCAATACCACTGACACCACCGCCAGACAAGCATCAAGACGGCTTGAAAGCCAGCACCGAAACCAGCCCCACATGGCTGCACAAGAACCAAACCCCACGGGAAACCGTTTCAGGGATCCAGGCTCAGGACCCCCAAATAGGACTTCAGGAAGGGGGAGGCCATCTCTCACAAATGCCCCGGGGAGAGAAAGGGGTCCAGGAAGGCGTAAAGCTGGCAGCCTATATTCCATAAGATCCTCCCCCCCAGCAGACAGACGCTCCGCTCCCTCCCCTCGCCCGGGAGGGGGGCTTTGGGACACGCCCCATGAAAAAGACGTCCCTCCCACACACCCAGAAATGGCCACAAGGGGGTGCACAGAGCCTTATCGAGAAGGATCTCCTTCAGCTACGTGCCCCCCCAGAGGGAGGTCACAGGGGCATGCCCCATCCCCCCAGCTCCCAGAGCCCGGGGCTGGGGAGAATCCAGGGACAGGAAACGGGAGGGCTCGAAGGGAACCAATTCTTCGTCTTCCTCCAACCCCAACCCAAAAGTCCACGAAATCTGGACCGACGCCCAAGCAGATGCCCCGGCCCCGGGAAGGGGGCTGCAGAGGCTCGATACACTGCCCCTCCTAAGAGACTCTTTACTTCGCGGAGGGCCCCAAGTAAGTCCCACCCCGAGGCGTCTATCACGATCGCCGGGGAGGCGGGTTGGGGGCGTCCAGGGAAGGGTCGGAGCCTCCTTCCCGCCCCCCCGGGGCGCCCCTCCcccggccgggggcggggcctttGTCCCACACGTGGAGCCCGCCGGGCCACCGGGCACGgcacaccccctccccacccaccgcGCCGCGGCCACGTGGGGGCCAGGCCGGAAGCGCCCCCAGCCCTCCCCGACGTGGGGGGGGGGCACGAGACCCACGGTTCGGCCGGCTGCCGCAGGCCCCCGAGAGCTAGGGAGCCCGCACCCCAAAGGGTGCCCCCGGATCCGGAGCATGTGGCGCCCCCTCCCTACAGCTGGCGGCCTTGAGCCCCCATCCGCCTATTCGGAGCCCCTTCTCCACGACGGAGGCATAAAACACCGACCTCCaaaccgcccccgcccccgccggcgCTCCAGGCACTCACCTCCATGATGCAGTTCGCGGCCTCGGCTGCCGCCATCTTCACCCGCACCTACTCCTCCTCCGGCCGCCGAGACCCCCCCCTTTCTCCGCACTCCCCCGGGACCGTCTTATACCGGAGGGTCCACGGCCCGCCCACCGCGACCCCGCCAGGAGTTCTCATTGGCCATAGAGGCGGCCCGTCTGGGAATACCATTTATCAATTGGGCAAGAGAGAAGCCCATCAAAGTTCGGGGGCCCGCCCAGTCTGGCGTGCAGAGCCCCGCCCCCTTAAGTCGACCGGGATGGGAAAGACGGCCCGTCTATCGCAAGCAGCGCGACTGGTGATTGGGCAAAGTCAACCAGGAGTTCCCGCCCCTTCCCCCACCAGCACCGCCTCATAACTTCCCGGCGGGCCCCGCGCTAAGCGGACATCTTGAAATAGAGCTGTCCATCACCAAAACGATCCGCCTCTTAATAGCTGCTATAGGCTTATCCGAGTGTGACGTCACGAGGCCTTTGGCCAGCTCTCGCCGAGCTGTTGGCCTCGAGGAGAACACGACGATTGGCCCatgtggaggagggaggcagggctttAGGCTCCACCGATTGGCTCGAAAGAACTGTCACTCATCGCCCATTCGGTGGATTCTCCCAGCCGGAGGGGGTGCTCCAGGAGGAACAAGGGAGCTTGTGCCCATTTATCCGAGAGAAAAACTGAAGTAgggtgagggcagagagagggagggcttGTCCGGGGTCCCGAAATAAGTCAGGACTAGGACTCAGGCGTCGAGGTATTTAACCTCTTGCCCTCTACTTAATTGTTCCAAGTTTTATAAACCCAGAGAACCCACTCAAGCCACTTGGCCTTTGCCAAGTCCCTCCCATTGCCGGGGACACGCCCCTTGCTTCGGCCAACTCCTATACGTCAGTCGGGGCCCAGTTTAGacgccacctcctccaggaagggtTCCTCGACCTGCAGGAAGTTAATAGTTGGACGAAGATGAATGCAACTTGTGGAATATATCCATCCCCCCAGATCGTTCCTTTATGACCCTTTCCAGTCAATACTTTCCCCACCCAATCCCAGAAGGAATCACTATTTTTTGTCACTATAGTGTagctttccttttctaaaatttcataggAATGGAATTATACCGTATGTGCTCTtttatgtctgtcttctttcattcagcGTAATGCTTTTGAGATCCACGTTGTGGATCCTTTTTCTTGCCGAGAAGGATTCCACTGTATGGCTGTATCACAATTTCCTTATCCATTTTGCTGTTGATGGGCAGCTGGGTGGTTTCCAGATTGGGGCTGTTACGAAGAAAGTGGCTGTGAACGTTCGTGGACAAGTCTTTCTGTGGACAcacactttcatttctctgggctaAACCTAGGAGCACATGGCTGGGTCGTATgctaggtgtatgtttaactttctgagaaacTGCCAAAAAGTTTTCCAGTGTGTTcgaccattttgcattcccatcagtgATGCATGAGCGTTCCAGtcgctccacatcctctccagctcTTCCTAAGATGGGtctttaattttaaccattctgggTGGTATGAAGCGCTATCTCGTGGTTCTCATTTGCATTCCCCTGACcctaatgttgagcatcttttcatgtgcttattgcccatttgtgcatcttcttttatcaagtgtctgttcaagtcttttgcccacttttacaGACCGTGCTGTTTTCTTGTTCACAAATTGTAAACGTTCTTTATAGATTCTGGAGACAGGTTTCTGTCAGATAGTATctactttgaatattttcttccaatctgtcATCTGCCTTAAATTTTCTTAATGTTGTCTTTGGAAGagcagagattttaattttttttttctccccaaagccccaggacatagttgtatctcctaattgtaagtccttctagttcttctctgtgagacgccgacacagcatggcttgaggagccgTGTGTaggttggcgcccaggatccaaactctcaaaccccagggccaccaaagtggagtgcatgaacttaaccactcggcaagggggctggcccagattttaaatttttatgaagtccaattaaCTACAACAGCCCACATCTTGACCCCTACtatactgcattttttttttttgctatttttccaaatgtttcagatttttttaaccttttttttttctgatttccaaGTATGTTGATCCAATCAATTACTTCTGCTCTGTGCTGCTGCAGAGCAAAAAATTGTAACAAACTCTCTCTTCAACACTACGGAATAGCCTAATGTCATTGGAAAGGAGACGGCATGGGGCAGGGGGCTGCCTGGGTAGAGTTCAGGGGAGAGAGCCTGTTGGAATCAGAAATGTGGGCGTCATCAGCATCAAATTCTGCCTtttccaatatggcagccactcgCCCCATAGGGCGGTGAGCAGTGGACTGTGGGaagtctgaactgagatgtgttgTGGGTGTAAGACACACACTGGATTCTGAAGatttcatagaaaaaaagaaactgtaatagctgaatattttttatcttgattacatgttgaaatgattcTATTTTGGATAAATGGGGTaaacaaaaattgttaaaattcatttccctgttacttttcattttgctttaacgGGTTCTTAGTGCATTCTAAATAACATATGTggctcatattatatttctattggccAGTCCTGCACTAGGTCAGACCACCAAATGGACAAGATCACTGGGGAGGTTGTGTATTTTGGCCCAGTGGTGtcgtggttgagtttgtgcactcggcttcggcggcccagggttcatgggttcagatcttgggcacagacctggcaccactcatcaagccatactgaggcagcatcccatatataaaacagaggaagattggcgcagatgttagctcagggccaatcttcctcaccaaaaaaaaaaaaaaaagaaaagaaatgaaaaaagtgtgGTGAGAAAAAGGTACACAGACATCTAGCAGGTGTTCTTGACCTTGGTCAAAACTGAAAATTCAGGCATCCTTGAGCTGCGATGGTAGAATCTTAGATCTCTCACTAAACTGGAACTTGGTCCTTCCTTCAAGTAAGAATTTGGGCAACATCTCAAAGTAGAATTTGCTCCGATGGCCTGGACCCCAGTAAAAATCACAGATGCTTGCATGTTACATGACAGTTGCTGCAGAGACTCCTgtgggcagaattctaagatggcccgcATGATCTCTGCCCCCTGGTGTTATATACCAAGAAGTAGGCTGGGCTGTATGACAAAGGAGATGGATGTCACTCTCTTGATTAGGTGGCCTTATATGGCAAGAGTGAAGAGACTTTGCACATGTAATTAAGGCCCCAAATCAGTTATCTTTAAACTGATCAAAAGGGAGGTTATCTAAGGTGGGCCTGACTTAATCAGATGAAGCCTTTTACACTGGGGCTgaggggaccagcctggtggtgtagtgattaagttcggcatgctctgtttcagtggcctggcatcatgggtttggatcccaggtgcggagctacaccactcatcagccatgctgtggtagagaCCCgaatacaaaatagaagaagactggcatggatgttagctcagggccaatcttcctcaggaaaaacaaacaaacaaacaaataaataaaagggggTTTAGGCCTTCTCTGAAGCCACATTGATCCTCCTGCTGGTCCaccaaagaaatgaattctgccaacaaccatgtggACTGGGAAGAGGACCCCGAGCCTCAGATGAGACCGAAGCTGAGACCGTGATTGCAGTGTGGTGACATGCTGAGCAGAGCACCCGGCTAAGCTGCACCCACGTCCCTgccccacagaaactgtgaggaataaatgtgtTACCGTAAGCCGCTAAATTGTAGGATTTGTTACATGGCAGTAACTAACACACCTCAAAATGTCATTCCTGCCCTACATTAATTAAGTAACATTAATCAGTTAACATCAATCAATTCACATTAACCTTAATTAATTAACCTTAATTAATGTTAATGAAGAAGCATGGCTATTATTATATACACTCATTTTTATATTAGTATTGAAAACTTTATTTCCATATACAGTTGATTCTTATCATTTGTGGcatatgttctataaagtcaccgtGAACAGTGGGCCATCGTTCCTAAGGGAAATTCAGAGTCAGGTTCCTGCGAGCTTCTGGTCACAACACTGTCAACCCATCAACACACAACCTTATTTGATgtgttttctgtttaaagacgtcttatttaatatatattgtggATTCGTTCCCagtgaactcacagccaacagcccTGTAACTCGTGCCTCAATGAAGCTGGCTaacatgtattttctccataaggcacgtGACGGCCTTCTTGCGCTTAAGATCGCTAgccagcacttcagcactatgcttcgGGCTGTtgtaaacagtgaaatcaccacagaaagcacaaaaatgtgaaaaatgtggcactaaaaaGATTGTAAAAAGGACACGTGTTTATAGTAGgaaagctgaaacaagaaggcatgTGTCGCCTTGCTGGACCTCAGCGGAGAACGTGCCCATCAGGCATCAATCCTTCTGTGGCTCTGCCCGTACGAATGCCCGCCAGTGACCACTAAAGCACCGGGAGTGTTCACTTGGGGATTATGAACAAATTTTCGCGAGTAGGTCAATTCGCAAAGACGGAATCCGCGAATAAGGAGGATCGACTGTAATTGGTTTCTTTTGTAGTCCTGTATGTTTCCTTTTATGCATTTACAAACATAGTTCTGTGAAGGGAGCTGGAGCCCTAAAAAGGTGACAAACTCGAGGTCTGCAGGTGGATGAGGAGAAACCAGCCAAAAAGGCTCGGAAGGAGCcgtgggaggagagaaatgagaagagagtGGCATTCAGGACGCCCCGTGAAGGAAGACTGTAGCTTTCTTCTGGAACTAGCTGGAAAGACTCCAGCCCATCAACACAGGATTAGCTGGAATCAATCAATCATGCAATAGGGAAAAATGTAATTAGCTGGAATCATCTTTACAGATATCCTCTAATATGCTGTTTATCCAGGTGACAGGTGCTCTCACAGGTgctccaaataaatatttctagaataaatgAATTGGCTCTTTCCTCAACTGATAAACCAGAGAGATCTCTGAACCAAATCTCTTCTACTTAGAATTTACTTCTTCAGTAAAAGGATAAACTATTAAatacttgaaaatgtttttaatatgaaaaaatggtAAACAATTTCTTTTTGGCAAAAACGGAGGGCAGCCACCACCCCACAGCCCTGAGTGGACTAGGAAGGCTtggaaaaggcacagagagagcaGGGACGTGTCTCGTAGCAGCTTCTCAGGAAGACCTCAGTCCAGGGGTAAGTTCAAGTCCACGGGTGACACGGCCAGGATACCCTCCTGGAGGGAAGAGTGGCAGAGCCGTGTGAGCAGAGAGGCGCCCTCCACTCACAGCGGGATCCACAGCAGCCCAGAGAGcagagacagggaaaggaagaacgagggagggaaagggacagacccagagagagggggacagagacccagagagagggggacagagacccagagagagagggggacagagacccagggagagagggggacagagacccagggagagagggggacagagacccagagagagagggggacagggacccagagagagggggacagggacccagagagggggacagagacccagagagagggggacagggacccagagagagaggggaacagggacccagagagagggggacagggacccagagagagggggacagggacccagagagggagggggacggggacccagagaggggacagggacCCAGGGGTGGGCGGGGACAGAGGCCTGGGGGGGGGGAGAGCGgggccccggggggggggggggggggggggggggggggggacagagACAGGGCACAGAGAGGGCGATGGAGTCCCGGGTTGGATGACCACGTGCCCGGCTCTGTGTCCCTGTGCTCGTCCCAGTCCCCTGCACGAGGGCCTCTCCTCGCAGCCTCCACGAGCCGGGAATAACCACTGAAGCCCATTAGGCTGTCGTGGGGTTTAAATGGGATCATCCCACGGGAGTCCTCGGCCGAGCACCTGGCCAATCGcaccttaataaataaaatgatttcacaaACAAACAAGCTTCTGGCTGAGCTCCAGACACCGCGGCCTCACTGTCTTGCTTTGAGGGCTGAAGGGCATCTCTCCCTGAACTGGACCACCTCCAATCATCTCTGCCTCCGCCCCAAGCTGCTCCccgctccccctcctccctgctcttcccCCACTCAGGGCACATGGGATGGAGCCCCCCAGCTGCTCaggcagcatccttggcctcatCCCTAACTTCCACTCAGTCCCCACCTTTGCTTCACTAGCAAAATTTGTCAGCTCCACCTCCACGTTAAATCCAGAACCACCCACTGCCCCTACCCTGGTCTGacacaccctcctctcctccaggaccAGCGCAGTCACCTCCTCTGG of the Equus quagga isolate Etosha38 chromosome 13, UCLA_HA_Equagga_1.0, whole genome shotgun sequence genome contains:
- the PRMT1 gene encoding protein arginine N-methyltransferase 1 isoform X3, with amino-acid sequence MVGVAEVSCGQAESSEKPNAEDMTSKDYYFDSYAHFGIHEEMLKDEVRTLTYRNSMFHNRHLFKDKVVLDVGSGTGILCMFAAKAGARKVIGIECSSISDYAVKIVKANKLDHVVTIIKGKVEEVELPVEKVDIIISEWMGYCLFYESMLNTVLYARDKWLAPDGLIFPDRATLYVTAIEDRQYKDYKIHWWENVYGFDMSCIKDVAIKEPLVDVVDPKQLVTNACLIKEVDIYTVKVEDLTFTSPFCLQVKRNDYVHALVAYFNIEFTRCHKRTGFSTSPESPYTHWKQTVFYMEDYLTVKTGEEIFGTIGMRPNAKNNRDLDFTIDLDFKGQLCELSCSTDYRMR
- the PRMT1 gene encoding protein arginine N-methyltransferase 1 isoform X1, translating into MAAAEAANCIMEKFVATLANGMSLQPPLEEVSCGQAESSEKPNAEDMTSKDYYFDSYAHFGIHEEMLKDEVRTLTYRNSMFHNRHLFKDKVVLDVGSGTGILCMFAAKAGARKVIGIECSSISDYAVKIVKANKLDHVVTIIKGKVEEVELPVEKVDIIISEWMGYCLFYESMLNTVLYARDKWLAPDGLIFPDRATLYVTAIEDRQYKDYKIHWWENVYGFDMSCIKDVAIKEPLVDVVDPKQLVTNACLIKEVDIYTVKVEDLTFTSPFCLQVKRNDYVHALVAYFNIEFTRCHKRTGFSTSPESPYTHWKQTVFYMEDYLTVKTGEEIFGTIGMRPNAKNNRDLDFTIDLDFKGQLCELSCSTDYRMR
- the PRMT1 gene encoding protein arginine N-methyltransferase 1 isoform X4, producing the protein MVSCGQAESSEKPNAEDMTSKDYYFDSYAHFGIHEEMLKDEVRTLTYRNSMFHNRHLFKDKVVLDVGSGTGILCMFAAKAGARKVIGIECSSISDYAVKIVKANKLDHVVTIIKGKVEEVELPVEKVDIIISEWMGYCLFYESMLNTVLYARDKWLAPDGLIFPDRATLYVTAIEDRQYKDYKIHWWENVYGFDMSCIKDVAIKEPLVDVVDPKQLVTNACLIKEVDIYTVKVEDLTFTSPFCLQVKRNDYVHALVAYFNIEFTRCHKRTGFSTSPESPYTHWKQTVFYMEDYLTVKTGEEIFGTIGMRPNAKNNRDLDFTIDLDFKGQLCELSCSTDYRMR
- the PRMT1 gene encoding protein arginine N-methyltransferase 1 isoform X2 — translated: MAAAEAANCIMEVSCGQAESSEKPNAEDMTSKDYYFDSYAHFGIHEEMLKDEVRTLTYRNSMFHNRHLFKDKVVLDVGSGTGILCMFAAKAGARKVIGIECSSISDYAVKIVKANKLDHVVTIIKGKVEEVELPVEKVDIIISEWMGYCLFYESMLNTVLYARDKWLAPDGLIFPDRATLYVTAIEDRQYKDYKIHWWENVYGFDMSCIKDVAIKEPLVDVVDPKQLVTNACLIKEVDIYTVKVEDLTFTSPFCLQVKRNDYVHALVAYFNIEFTRCHKRTGFSTSPESPYTHWKQTVFYMEDYLTVKTGEEIFGTIGMRPNAKNNRDLDFTIDLDFKGQLCELSCSTDYRMR